Within the Borrelia miyamotoi genome, the region ATAGAACCAACATAATGCCCCAAATGAAGGGATCCTGTAGGCCTGTCTCCTGTAAGCATAATTTTACTCTGCAAATCAACTCTCCTTATTGCTACTTATATCATCAACGCTTAATACCTTTGACCCACTTAAAAATACAGAGAAAGGTTTTAAACATGATATATTATCTACTATCACCTTTATAATAACAGTAAAAGGATAGGCTATCAAAAGTCCTACGACACCCCATAGCCATCCCCAGAAGAAAAGAAAACAAAGCAGTAAAAAAGGAGAAAGATCAAGTCTGTGTCCTTGCATTTTTGGCTCAAGAATATTTCCAATCAACATTTGAATAGAAGTATTATATATGAAAATATAAAGTACTAAATCTAAGTTAGGATAGAACTGTATTAAAGCAGCTATCATAATAAAAAAAACAGCCAAAATTGATCCTATACTTGGAATAAAATTAAACACAAATGTAAGTACTGACCATACAAGAGGAAAATCTTGTCCAAATAAAGCCAACCCTATAAATACCAAAAAACCCGTAAGACAACTAACAAAAACCTTTATGCCCAAATATTTACTAATTTGATTATTTATCGTATCTAAAGCTTCAATAAAAATAATAGCAATAGACTGCTTAAAAGCATTCTTAACCTTTATATCAAAAATATGTATTTCTGATAGCAAAAAATATAATAACAAAAATAATACTACTAAGCTACTTGCAAAACCAATAATTTCATTAGATATCCGCGTCAAAAAAGGATAAATATACTTAGAAAAATCTATATTGCTAATAATCGCACTATCTAAATTATATTTATTAAGAATATCTACCATAATAAAAATCAATTGCTTTTGATAATAAGGTAATTGCTTAATTAAAACAGTAACACTATAATAAACAAAATTAAAAACTAAATAAGAAAAAGAAAAAAGAAAAAAGAAAATTATAAAGACTATTAAAACTCTTGGAATTCTTAATTTTTTAAGAAAGGTATAAATAGGATATACCAAAAATCCAAGAACCACTGCAATAGCTAAAGGCTTAAATATAGCTTGTGCTATTTTTAAAATAGCAATTAGCATTACAATAAAAGCCATAACATAAAAAATAGACTGAAATTTAAAAAACTGTAACCTATCCGTTGGTTTTAGCTCCAAAGCCATCTCAAATTCCCCCTTAATATATTTGAGTTATTATGAAAAATACCTAGAGAAGCAGAGGTCAATACTCATTCAAGAAAATTTGTCAAAACTTAAAATCAATTCATATACTTAAATAAATTTTTTCCATTATCCAATTATACAAATTAGTTCCCTTTCTATAATTGGCTTCAGCTAAATCACCTACTCTTTTCTCTTCAACAAGTCTTTTAGCATTTTCATCATTCCCATAATAAACCGTTAATATATTTCTATAATGATTTAAATTGTTATTCAAAATTTCAAAAGCTGGAATATCACTAAAACCATCTGCAATATAAAACATATTCTCAAAAGAAATTTCTCTTCTACTCTTCGGAATCCTTTGATTAATTTTATCATAAGAGCCTTTATTTAACTCAAAAATTACCCGAGTTTTTATTGTATGATCTACAAAACAACAACACTACTTAAAAATTATTTTCTGAAAATTTATTATCCAAACCCTGATAAAAAGACATCAAGTATGTATCTATAAATTCACAAGCCCAAACCTTAGCAATATAAGGTGCAATACTACTTCCCAAAATCATCTGCCTAAAACCACTTAAAACAATATAAATATTTATTACAATATCTGATTCCTTTAAACTCTTATTAATTTCATTTATTTCTTTAAACAATTCAATCACACCTTCAAAAAATTTTAATTTTGAACCTAACTTAAACAATAGTTTATTATTTAAGCCCTTAAAAATACCTTTTTTGACATACGTTAAAAAAGGTGACAAGTATATCATCTCATTAATAATAATATTGCAATGATTCTTGTCATAAGTAACAGATAAATTTTCAACTTCATTCCAAAACAAGCAAGCATCAACATCATACTCATAAAAAAGTACTTGTTGCATGTTACCATGAATTAAAGTATCATCAAAATCAAATATAAAAACTATAATTTTTTCTTTTTTGTCCGTAAACAAAAAATCAATTCAAATTAAGATTAACTTATATTAAAATATATATGTAACTATGAATATATTCAATGTATTGTGTATAGTAAAGGAAATGTTATATAAAACAAATTAAGTAGAAGTGCTTATGATAAGCATAGATAGTATAAATCAAATAAAAGATATTTTTTCAAGAGTATTAGATATAAGTTTAACTAGTACTTTAGTTTATTATATCTATAAAAATGTGATTAATTCTTATTCTGTAAACTTACTTAAAGGAATGATCATCATTACATCTATTGGAATTTTATCCTACTATTTCAACTTATACACAATAAACTGGCTATTAAATTACATGGCAAGTATACTACCAATTGCAATGCTTATACTATTTCATCAAGAAATAAAAAAAATAATAATGCAAATCGGAAATTTTAATTTATCTTTTAAACTTGCAAACAGCAAAGAAGAAACTACTAAAACTATTGCTGAGCTAATAAAAGCAATTAAACATTTATCAGAAAATAAATCTGGTAGCTTAATCTGTATCGAAAAAAAAATACAATTAAACCAAATAATAAATAAAGGTATAAAATTAGATTCCATCATATCTAATGAAATTATAATATCAATCTTTGATTATGAAACACCCTTACATGATGGAGCAATCATAATTAGCAATAACAAAATAGCTTATGCCGGTTCTTTTTTACCACTATCTAATGTCGAATCTATTAGCAAAACCTTTGGGACAAGACACAGGGCGGGTCTTGGGATTTCTGAAAACTCAGACGCAATAACAATAATAACATCCGAAGAAACTGGTTCTATTTCACTAACACAAAATGGAAAATTAGAATATAATTTAGACTTGAATGAAATTAGGAAAAAATTAAATCTTGCATTAATAGAATGAATAATGGTTATAACTAAAAAATTCAAAAGTATAATAAAATTTTTATTTGAAGATTGGCAAAGTAAAGCTATTTCTATTTTAATAGCCATTATTATGTTTACGATATTTTACTTTAATAGTATAGAATCAATTACAATAGAAAAAAAAATCAATATTTTATTAGAAGATGAAGTTACGCTAGGAAAAGCCCTTGAATTTAACAAAATATTACTTACAGTCAAAATTAATAAAAAAGACTCAAAATATTTAGATCTTGACCGAATAACCTTATTAGTTGAAGCTAAAAATATAAAAGAAGCTGGAGAATATGAACTACCAATAAAGATCAAAAATTTCAATCCCATACCTATTGTTGAATACAAACTTTCAATAAACAAAATTGTACTAACTCTAGATAAAAAATTTTCAAAATTAGTCAAAGTTGAACCTAAATTAAAACTACTTGAAAAAGAAGCTAAAGAAGAATATTTTGTTGCTAAATATAATATAATACCAGAAAAATTAAAAATTCATGGCCCTGAAAAAATGATAAAAACAATTAATACAATAAAAACTAAAATAAAAGAATTTGATACCAATACCGTCTTTATTTCAGAACATCTTGAAGTAATTTCTCCAGATCCACTCATAACACTTGAG harbors:
- a CDS encoding AI-2E family transporter, giving the protein MALELKPTDRLQFFKFQSIFYVMAFIVMLIAILKIAQAIFKPLAIAVVLGFLVYPIYTFLKKLRIPRVLIVFIIFFFLFSFSYLVFNFVYYSVTVLIKQLPYYQKQLIFIMVDILNKYNLDSAIISNIDFSKYIYPFLTRISNEIIGFASSLVVLFLLLYFLLSEIHIFDIKVKNAFKQSIAIIFIEALDTINNQISKYLGIKVFVSCLTGFLVFIGLALFGQDFPLVWSVLTFVFNFIPSIGSILAVFFIMIAALIQFYPNLDLVLYIFIYNTSIQMLIGNILEPKMQGHRLDLSPFLLLCFLFFWGWLWGVVGLLIAYPFTVIIKVIVDNISCLKPFSVFLSGSKVLSVDDISSNKES
- the cdaA gene encoding diadenylate cyclase CdaA, translating into MISIDSINQIKDIFSRVLDISLTSTLVYYIYKNVINSYSVNLLKGMIIITSIGILSYYFNLYTINWLLNYMASILPIAMLILFHQEIKKIIMQIGNFNLSFKLANSKEETTKTIAELIKAIKHLSENKSGSLICIEKKIQLNQIINKGIKLDSIISNEIIISIFDYETPLHDGAIIISNNKIAYAGSFLPLSNVESISKTFGTRHRAGLGISENSDAITIITSEETGSISLTQNGKLEYNLDLNEIRKKLNLALIE